GCTGAGCCGTGAATGCTGGCATCTCCAGGCCGTTCCTGTCTCCTCCATTCTTTGGTTTCTTGTAACTGCCTTGTTTAAGACCATCCAGACCAGGAcccatctcaggaaggatttcaCCAAGACCAGGGGGTTGGATGGGGGGTCCGGGTGGGCCAGGGGGACCAGGTTGTCCTGGTTGTCCAGGCTGACCAGGGGGTCCACCATTGCCAGGTTTCCCTTGGGGCCCTAAATGGCCTGGAACACCAGGTTTACCTACGCCGGGGTAGCCAGGTTTCCCTGGTGGACCAAGCTCGCCTTTTGGCCCGGGAAGACCGGGAGGACCAAGTGGTCCACCTGGACCAAAATTTCCTGGGATTCCCTTGGGTCCCTGGTGACCTTTTTCTCCGGGAATTCCACCTTCTCCCCTCGGACCGGGCATTCCAGGAGCTCCAGGGAGGCCAGGTAACCCTTTGTGGCCGTTATCCCCTTTCGGACCCAGTGGCCCTGGTATACCTCTCGGTCCTGGTTGGCCAACCCTCTCCAGGATACCCACCCTGTCCAGGAAGCCCTGAAGGCCCTGGCTCACCTTTAGGACCTGGCAGCCCCTTTGGCCCTCCATTGCCACCTTCCCCCTTTGGACCTGGGAAACCAAGACCCCCAGGTGGCCCAATGGGACCGGGCGGGCCGGGTGGCCCGTTGGGTCCAGGAAGGCCTTCCTGTCCTGGGAGACCTCCATGACCTTTGTCACCTTTCGGGCCTGGAGCTCCAGGCAAACCTCCATGTCCTTTGTCTCCTTTTGGTCCAGGATATCCTGGCTTTCCATAACCAGGTAGGCCTGGGCCCCCTGGCAAACCTGGTGGACCTGATTCCCCTTTTCCGCCTGGGAACCCTGGTTGTCCTGGCAAACCGTCTTGCCCGGGTTTGCCAATACCTGGTAGCCCAGGTGGTCCTGGTTCCCCTCCTTCCCCTGGTGGCCCAGCAAGTCCTCCTTCTCCAGGTGGGCCTGGTTTTCCTGCCCCCCCGGGCATTCCTGGTAGTCCATTCAGACCTGGTTTTCCAACCCCTGGCAGGCCCCCTTGACCAGGAGGCCCAGGTGGTCCACCAGGTCCTTTCAAACCTGGCAATCCTGGCAAGCCAATCCCTTTGTCTCCCTTGGGCCCAGGAAGACCAGGCAGTCCAGGTATGCCCTTGTGCCCAGGCTCTCCTCGAGTCCCAGGCTGCCCTGGCAGTCCCTGACCCCCTGGCTTCCCGATGCCTGGCAGGCCTGGTGGCCCTGGAAGACCTGGCCCCCCAGGCATCCCCATTGGTCCTACATCACCACCAGGACCAAAGTCGCCCTTCGGACCTGGCTGACCGCCTCCACCAGGTTTACCGGGCATTCCCGGCATTCCGGGTTTCCCTATCCCGGGATACCCTTGGGGACCAGGAGGGCCTGGTTTTCCATGGGGGCCGGGCATCCCTTGACCTGGCATCCCTGGAGGGCCCTGTGGTCCTGGGGGCCCCTGGGCTCCTGGTGGCCCCTCTGGACCAGGACCCTGTAGTCCCCTATCATCAGGTGGTGGGCCTCCAGGGCCTTTCCCATTACTGGGATATGTCTGACCTGTGGATGACAATATCAATTAGCATTTACAATGAATTACTGACTTGAGTTAGTGACTTGAGTATCTCATTGAGCACATAGGAACATGACCAATTAATATGCATGGACATTGGGGTAAGCCCAATGG
The Coregonus clupeaformis isolate EN_2021a unplaced genomic scaffold, ASM2061545v1 scaf2378, whole genome shotgun sequence DNA segment above includes these coding regions:
- the LOC121547843 gene encoding LOW QUALITY PROTEIN: collagen alpha-1(VIII) chain (The sequence of the model RefSeq protein was modified relative to this genomic sequence to represent the inferred CDS: deleted 1 base in 1 codon), whose amino-acid sequence is MAKPLPSSHLLVVALQLCLVLCHHARGAAYYGHKQQQHPQQHLPQQHQPMQQIPQMSLGNGYGNGNGDGLPQQQYLGKEMPQHMPYGKEMPYVLPQYGQELPQMLPQMHEQPQMPPNKGKGKGQTYPSNGKGPGGPPPDDRGLQGPGPEGPPGAQGPPGPQGPPGMPGQGMPGPHGKPGPPGPQGYPGIGKPGMPGMPGKPGGGGQPGPKGDFGPGGDVGPMGMPGGPGLPGPPGLPGIGKPGGQGLPGQPGTRGEPGHKGIPGLPGLPGPKGDKGIGLPGLPGLKGPGGPPGPPGQGGLPGVGKPGLNGLPGMPGGAGKPGPPGEGGLAGPPGEGGEPGPPGLPGIGKPGQDGLPGQPGFPGGKGESGPPGLPGGPGLPGYGKPGYPGPKGDKGHGGLPGAPGPKGDKGHGGLPGQEGLPGPNGPPGPPGPIGPPGGLGFPGPKGEGGNGGPKGLPGPKGEPGPSGLPGQGGYPGEVGQPGPRGIPGPLGPKGDNGHKGLPGLPGAPGMPGPRGEGGIPGEKGHQGPKGIPGNFGPGGPLGPPGLPGPKGELGPPGKPGYPGVGKPGVPGHLGPQGKPGNGGPPGQPGQPGQPGPPGPPGPPIQPPGLGEILPEMGPGLDGLKQGSYKKPKNGGDRNGLEMPAFTAQLTNPFPPVGSPVVFDKLLYNGHQDYNPQTGVFSCTIPGIYYFAYHVHCKGANVWVALVKNNEPVMYTYDEYKKGILDQASGSAVLPLQQGDTVHIQLPSDQAAGLYAGQYVHSSFSGYLLYPM